In the genome of Halobacterium noricense, one region contains:
- a CDS encoding type II secretion system F family protein, with amino-acid sequence MASPLVFAPLVAVLGVLFALAAAPVARPIDRFVSRVSLAAFGGLARRRREANPEQVAALQGAHVPQTYRVYAARTFFYATVGALAGSILGVYLVASVLVFLGSAPASLQSRFPAAVQGLFVDGVGGFAVSELFVLFLASGATLGVLAAYAAYQLRWSMPSYRAGERERRIDVSMERTVAFLYALSRSGMALPEVLRILARNRDVYGESAEEMAIVVKDVDMYGADILRALGRLGQRTPSEELSEFAENLTSVLQSGRNLPGFLERQYDYYAEEAEAQQAQFLELLATLAEAYVTLLVAGPLFLITILVVVGLTLGDTLTFLQFTAYLLIPMATLGFVVYLDSITETATGGTVTGEEASAAATRFQSIPRRSAARTDGGETAGTATETELNRQRLDVYETLRPILYRLRNPLSVVRESPTMLLYATTPLAGLYLVVRWWPFASAGVTDLTAYDDPLVHATLFVLGTFTIAYELHRGRVKAVEAGVPDFLDRFASTNEVGMPVVQSLGRVVGSDLGALTTELERTWADVQWGARVEHAFGRFRDRTDTPAISRVVTLTTNAMQASGDLGPVLRIAANEAKATRRLERDRRSELLTYLVVIYISFFVFFAIIVALDVIFIPNIPVVDATASTDQLPGGGGSGAFSRTAQLTQATKDAYSLVFFHTGLVQAVCSGLVAGQMGQGSVKAGAKHATVMLALAYGTFVLLG; translated from the coding sequence ATGGCGTCGCCACTGGTCTTCGCGCCGCTGGTCGCAGTGCTCGGCGTCCTGTTCGCGCTCGCGGCCGCGCCGGTCGCCCGTCCGATAGACCGCTTCGTCTCTCGGGTGTCGCTGGCGGCGTTCGGCGGGCTCGCGCGTCGCCGCCGGGAAGCCAACCCCGAGCAGGTCGCCGCGCTGCAGGGCGCACACGTCCCGCAGACGTACCGCGTGTACGCCGCGCGGACGTTCTTCTACGCGACGGTCGGCGCGCTCGCGGGCAGCATCCTCGGCGTCTACCTCGTCGCGAGCGTGCTCGTGTTCCTCGGGAGCGCCCCCGCGAGCCTCCAGTCGCGGTTCCCCGCAGCCGTACAGGGGTTGTTCGTGGACGGCGTCGGCGGGTTCGCGGTGAGCGAACTGTTCGTGCTCTTCCTCGCCTCGGGCGCGACACTGGGCGTGCTGGCGGCGTACGCCGCCTACCAGCTCCGGTGGTCGATGCCGAGCTACCGGGCGGGCGAGCGCGAGCGCCGCATCGACGTCTCGATGGAGCGCACGGTCGCGTTCCTCTACGCGCTCTCGCGGAGCGGGATGGCGCTCCCCGAGGTGTTGCGGATTCTCGCGCGCAACCGCGACGTCTACGGGGAGAGCGCCGAGGAGATGGCCATCGTCGTCAAGGACGTCGACATGTACGGTGCGGACATCCTGCGCGCGCTCGGCCGGCTCGGTCAGCGCACGCCGAGCGAGGAACTCTCGGAGTTCGCGGAGAACCTCACGAGCGTCCTCCAGAGCGGCCGCAACCTCCCGGGGTTCCTCGAGCGCCAGTACGACTACTACGCGGAGGAAGCCGAAGCCCAGCAGGCGCAGTTCCTCGAACTGCTCGCGACGCTGGCGGAGGCCTACGTCACGCTGCTGGTCGCCGGCCCGCTGTTCCTCATCACCATCCTCGTCGTCGTCGGTCTCACGCTCGGAGACACGCTGACGTTCCTGCAGTTCACCGCGTACCTGCTGATTCCGATGGCGACGCTCGGGTTCGTGGTCTACCTCGACAGCATCACCGAGACCGCGACCGGCGGCACGGTCACCGGCGAGGAAGCGTCGGCGGCTGCCACGCGCTTCCAGTCCATCCCGCGGCGGTCGGCGGCGCGCACGGACGGTGGGGAGACCGCGGGCACGGCGACGGAGACGGAGCTCAATCGCCAGCGCCTCGACGTCTACGAGACGCTGCGGCCGATACTCTACCGGCTGCGCAACCCGCTGTCGGTCGTCCGCGAATCCCCGACCATGCTGTTGTACGCGACGACGCCACTCGCCGGGCTCTACCTCGTCGTCCGGTGGTGGCCGTTCGCGTCGGCTGGCGTCACCGACCTCACGGCGTACGACGACCCGCTCGTCCACGCGACGCTGTTCGTGCTCGGGACGTTCACGATCGCATACGAACTCCACCGAGGCCGCGTGAAAGCCGTCGAGGCGGGCGTCCCGGACTTCCTCGACCGGTTCGCGTCCACGAACGAGGTCGGGATGCCGGTCGTCCAGAGCCTCGGGCGCGTCGTCGGCAGCGACCTCGGCGCGCTCACCACGGAACTCGAACGCACGTGGGCGGACGTGCAGTGGGGCGCACGCGTCGAGCACGCGTTCGGCCGTTTCCGCGACCGCACGGACACCCCCGCCATCTCCCGCGTCGTGACGCTGACGACGAACGCGATGCAGGCCAGCGGCGACCTCGGCCCCGTCCTGCGCATCGCCGCCAACGAAGCGAAGGCGACCCGGCGGCTCGAACGCGACCGCCGCAGCGAACTGCTGACGTACCTCGTCGTCATCTACATCTCCTTTTTCGTCTTCTTCGCCATCATCGTCGCGCTCGACGTCATCTTCATCCCGAACATCCCGGTCGTGGACGCCACCGCATCCACCGACCAGCTCCCCGGTGGGGGTGGCTCGGGCGCGTTCTCGCGGACGGCCCAACTCACGCAAGCCACGAAGGACGCGTACAGCCTCGTTTTCTTCCACACGGGGCTCGTGCAGGCGGTCTGCTCGGGGCTCGTCGCCGGGCAAATGGGACAGGGAAGCGTGAAGGCGGGCGCGAAACACGCCACTGTAATGCTCGCGCTCGCGTACGGTACGTTCGTCCTCCTCGGGTGA